The Hymenobacter sp. 5317J-9 genome has a window encoding:
- a CDS encoding M43 family zinc metalloprotease translates to MSIKLYSRVLGVALALLSTGVRAQNAQEQRSPNWCGTTAEQERYFAEHPGAREAQAAFYRSLEATSRAQLRTAAGPTATPDVTIPVVVHVIHAGGTDNISDAQVQSAIDQLNLDYQKLNPDTASIIPLFRPIAASVGFQFRLAKKDPNGNCTTGITRHYLPNLTNDPQNGAVQAVGVWDQSKYLNIWVVGSIGVSTAGGFTVGYVSPPNQPTNPRDGFVVRNDYFGNQGTSNPSRALLRGATHEIGHYFGLAHPWGSTNDPGTGNCTGTDNVADTPPTDGTFNCNLSYAPCGPIANVQNYMDYASCAVMFTQGQRALMRAVLAANRPVLVSAANLAATGTNDGFVPSTCAPIAAFGPAPGTGTSVCVNTPVVLRDYSSNFTAAGGTVNYTWAMPGGTPNRGSGPTVTVTYPTAGIYTVTETVSNAVGSSTATSLIKVEGPTGGETAPFAESFEDPNFPTLFPTPSLRNYETAGTSSAGAPSASFVWRRQTLATPADGTAYLVVTNRTYPAGTITTLITPNINLAAVPGNATLSFARAYALRTLTDDIQLRVSFSNDCGATWTVPTVFDAAALNTQGRGPVDGFAPAAARDWQTLTVPVPAQFQGGGVKVRFQMVNGTSAGNNFFFDYLRVSGPLASQSSALASRGIGVYPNPLTNETAVHLTLTASTEVRIALTDLLGREVLSLPTKTYGAGAQHIALPGAGSALRAGVYVVRIQLNGESFSSKLTVE, encoded by the coding sequence ATGTCAATCAAACTTTACTCCCGGGTGTTGGGCGTGGCTTTGGCCTTGCTCAGCACCGGTGTTCGGGCGCAAAACGCGCAGGAACAACGCTCCCCAAACTGGTGCGGCACCACGGCCGAACAAGAACGTTACTTTGCGGAACACCCTGGCGCCCGCGAAGCCCAGGCCGCCTTTTACCGCAGTCTGGAAGCCACCAGTCGGGCTCAGCTGCGCACGGCTGCCGGCCCCACCGCTACTCCTGACGTGACCATTCCGGTGGTGGTGCACGTGATTCACGCCGGCGGCACCGACAACATCAGCGACGCTCAGGTGCAAAGCGCCATCGACCAGCTCAACCTCGACTACCAAAAGCTGAACCCCGACACGGCGTCCATCATTCCGCTGTTTCGGCCCATTGCGGCTTCGGTAGGATTCCAGTTTCGGCTGGCCAAAAAAGACCCCAACGGCAACTGCACCACCGGCATCACCCGGCACTACCTCCCCAACCTGACCAATGACCCGCAGAACGGCGCCGTGCAGGCCGTGGGGGTTTGGGACCAAAGCAAGTACCTCAATATCTGGGTAGTGGGCAGCATCGGCGTGTCCACGGCCGGCGGTTTCACGGTCGGCTACGTGTCGCCGCCCAACCAGCCCACCAATCCCCGAGATGGCTTCGTGGTCCGGAACGACTACTTCGGCAACCAGGGCACCAGCAATCCCTCGCGAGCGCTGCTGCGCGGCGCCACCCACGAAATCGGCCACTACTTTGGCCTCGCCCACCCCTGGGGCAGCACCAACGACCCTGGCACTGGCAATTGCACCGGCACCGACAACGTGGCCGACACGCCGCCCACTGACGGCACCTTCAACTGCAACCTGAGCTATGCGCCCTGCGGCCCGATTGCCAACGTGCAGAACTACATGGACTATGCCTCCTGCGCCGTCATGTTCACGCAGGGCCAGCGGGCGCTGATGCGCGCCGTGCTGGCCGCCAACCGCCCGGTGCTGGTTTCGGCCGCTAACCTGGCGGCCACGGGCACCAACGACGGTTTCGTGCCATCCACCTGCGCGCCCATTGCTGCGTTTGGTCCGGCGCCCGGCACGGGCACCAGCGTATGCGTGAACACGCCGGTGGTGCTGCGCGACTACTCCTCCAACTTCACCGCCGCCGGTGGCACCGTGAACTACACCTGGGCTATGCCGGGCGGTACTCCCAACCGGGGCAGCGGCCCCACCGTGACCGTAACTTACCCCACGGCCGGCATCTACACCGTGACCGAAACCGTGAGCAACGCCGTGGGCAGCAGCACCGCGACCAGCCTCATCAAGGTGGAAGGGCCCACGGGGGGCGAGACGGCGCCATTTGCCGAGTCGTTTGAAGACCCAAACTTCCCTACGCTGTTTCCCACGCCCAGCCTGCGCAACTATGAAACCGCGGGCACGTCGAGTGCGGGGGCTCCCTCGGCCTCATTTGTGTGGCGCCGCCAGACCCTGGCCACGCCTGCCGACGGTACAGCCTACCTGGTGGTGACCAACCGCACGTATCCGGCCGGCACCATCACCACGCTCATCACGCCCAACATTAACCTGGCGGCGGTGCCCGGCAACGCCACGCTGAGCTTTGCCCGGGCCTACGCCCTGCGCACCCTCACCGATGACATTCAGCTCCGGGTATCGTTCAGCAATGACTGCGGCGCCACCTGGACCGTGCCAACGGTGTTTGACGCCGCGGCGCTGAACACGCAAGGCCGCGGGCCGGTAGACGGGTTTGCGCCCGCCGCGGCCCGCGACTGGCAAACGCTGACGGTGCCCGTGCCAGCGCAGTTTCAGGGCGGGGGCGTTAAAGTCCGCTTCCAGATGGTGAACGGCACCAGCGCGGGCAACAACTTCTTTTTCGACTACCTGCGCGTGTCGGGTCCGCTGGCCAGCCAATCCAGCGCGCTGGCCAGCCGCGGCATCGGCGTGTACCCCAACCCGCTCACCAACGAAACCGCGGTGCACCTCACCCTAACCGCCAGCACCGAAGTGCGCATTGCCCTCACCGACCTGCTGGGCCGCGAGGTGCTGAGCCTGCCTACCAAAACGTACGGTGCGGGCGCGCAGCACATTGCGCTGCCCGGGGCCGGCTCGGCCCTGCGGGCGGGCGTGTACGTGGTGCGTATTCAGCTCAACGGCGAGTCGTTCAGCTCGAAGCTGACGGTGGAATAA
- a CDS encoding M43 family zinc metalloprotease — protein MLKQLRIARRWMLGVGAALALGHSATAQTPAGLTRRYPEHKTGFRCAFDSAQQAAFARQPGAAAEYQSFLRQVAARPAAAQARLLATPDVTVPVVMHIIHTGGSSNITDAQVNDAVRVINEDFSKTNRDTADVIPFFRPRYANVGFQFRLAKKDPNGNCTTGITRTYSTDTNIGDDRVKSLIVWDQTRYLNVWVCVSANGAGGYAYLPCSGGSVDGIVIRNAQFGSIGTSGGSNLAIRSLTHEIGHYFGLPHTWGGSNTPGLASNCGIDDGVADTPNTTGISGGCNLSFSPCTDPATGQPLLANVQNYMDYSSCTRMFTLGQRAVMRASLQLSCRQRLTTPANLLATGTNDGFVSPGCAPTVAFLPAATVICEGSTVSFQDFSYNADLNAPSTTYAWQFPGGQPSTSNQRNPAVTYPTGGLYDVTLTITANGVSGTTTRTGLMQVIGGNAGLIAPVAESFENANFPANFAGTDLRNWSTSSTSTSGAARWMRQSASPGALQVSDGTACVAVRSSLIPAGTLTRLTSPNINLSGFTAANPPVLTFDRAYALRPTVVNEYLSVQFSTDCGHTWQTQRNFFGPDLNTRDTLRVFGFTPTAASDWQRLSVPIPATYLTSRFQLRFQMVSNGGNNLYLDNVGIGLATPLASRAAATTGVLRVFPNPLTAETAVEFTLAAPGAVELRLTDLLGRAVQPVVYADGRVGAQSLPLLTNGATRPAPGVYLVELRTPSARWTSKVIIP, from the coding sequence ATGCTGAAACAGTTACGCATTGCCCGGCGCTGGATGCTGGGCGTGGGCGCGGCCCTGGCCCTGGGCCATTCGGCCACCGCCCAAACCCCCGCCGGCCTCACCCGCCGCTACCCCGAGCACAAAACCGGCTTCCGCTGCGCCTTCGACAGCGCCCAGCAGGCGGCTTTTGCCCGCCAGCCCGGCGCGGCGGCCGAGTACCAAAGCTTTCTGCGGCAGGTGGCGGCCAGGCCCGCGGCGGCCCAGGCCCGCCTGCTGGCCACGCCCGACGTGACGGTGCCGGTGGTGATGCACATCATACACACCGGCGGCAGCAGCAACATCACCGACGCGCAGGTGAACGACGCCGTGCGCGTTATCAACGAGGATTTCAGCAAAACCAACCGCGACACGGCCGATGTCATTCCGTTTTTCCGGCCGCGCTACGCCAACGTGGGCTTTCAGTTCCGGCTGGCCAAAAAGGACCCCAACGGCAACTGCACCACCGGCATCACGCGGACGTACTCGACTGATACCAACATCGGCGACGACCGGGTAAAAAGCCTGATAGTGTGGGACCAGACCCGCTACCTCAACGTGTGGGTGTGCGTGAGCGCCAACGGCGCCGGCGGCTACGCCTACCTGCCTTGCTCGGGCGGCTCCGTGGACGGCATTGTGATTCGCAACGCGCAGTTTGGCAGCATCGGCACCTCAGGCGGCAGCAACCTGGCCATTCGCTCGCTCACCCACGAAATTGGGCACTACTTTGGGTTGCCGCACACCTGGGGCGGCAGCAACACGCCGGGCCTGGCCTCCAACTGCGGCATCGACGACGGCGTGGCCGACACGCCCAACACCACGGGCATCTCGGGCGGCTGCAACCTGAGCTTTTCGCCCTGCACCGACCCCGCCACCGGCCAACCCCTGCTGGCCAACGTGCAGAACTACATGGACTACTCGTCGTGCACCCGCATGTTCACCCTCGGGCAGCGGGCCGTGATGCGCGCTTCGTTGCAGCTGAGCTGCCGCCAGCGCCTCACCACGCCGGCCAACCTGCTGGCCACTGGCACCAACGACGGCTTTGTATCGCCCGGCTGCGCCCCTACGGTGGCTTTCCTGCCAGCCGCCACCGTTATCTGCGAGGGCAGCACGGTGTCGTTTCAGGACTTTTCCTACAACGCCGACCTGAACGCGCCGAGCACCACTTACGCCTGGCAGTTTCCGGGCGGGCAGCCCAGCACGTCCAACCAGCGCAACCCGGCCGTGACCTACCCCACGGGCGGCCTCTACGACGTGACGCTGACCATCACGGCCAATGGCGTGAGCGGCACCACCACCCGCACCGGCCTGATGCAGGTAATCGGCGGCAACGCTGGCCTGATTGCGCCAGTGGCAGAGTCGTTCGAAAACGCCAACTTCCCTGCCAACTTCGCGGGCACCGACCTGCGCAACTGGTCAACGTCGTCCACGTCGACGTCCGGCGCAGCCCGCTGGATGCGCCAGAGCGCCTCGCCGGGCGCCCTGCAGGTGAGCGACGGCACGGCTTGCGTGGCCGTGCGTAGCTCGCTGATTCCGGCCGGTACCCTAACCCGCCTTACTTCGCCCAACATCAACCTGAGCGGTTTCACGGCGGCCAACCCGCCCGTGCTCACTTTCGACCGCGCCTACGCCCTGCGCCCCACCGTGGTGAACGAGTACCTGAGCGTGCAGTTCAGCACCGACTGCGGCCATACCTGGCAAACCCAGCGCAACTTCTTCGGCCCCGACCTCAACACCCGCGACACGCTGCGCGTGTTCGGCTTCACCCCCACTGCCGCGTCGGACTGGCAGCGCCTGAGTGTGCCCATTCCGGCCACCTACCTCACCAGCCGTTTCCAGCTGCGCTTCCAGATGGTGAGCAACGGCGGCAACAACCTCTACCTCGACAACGTGGGCATCGGCCTGGCTACGCCGCTGGCCAGCCGCGCCGCGGCCACCACCGGCGTGCTGCGGGTGTTCCCCAACCCCCTCACGGCCGAAACCGCGGTGGAATTTACCCTGGCGGCGCCCGGCGCAGTGGAGTTGCGCCTGACCGATTTGCTGGGCCGCGCAGTGCAGCCGGTGGTGTATGCCGATGGGCGCGTGGGAGCCCAAAGTCTGCCTTTGCTCACGAATGGCGCAACCCGCCCAGCCCCGGGCGTGTATCTGGTTGAACTGCGCACCCCCTCGGCGCGTTGGACTTCCAAAGTGATAATTCCCTGA
- a CDS encoding acyl-CoA thioesterase, translating into MRKQKPVADSFVIMTELVLPNDTNTLNNLMGGRMMHLMDIAAAISAQKHSNRIVVTASVDNVSFRDSIRLGNVVTLQAQVTRAFSSSMEVHIDVWAEDIPSGTKMKTNEAFFTFVAVDQTGRPIDVPEAVPETEEEIRLYDGALRRRQLRLVLAGRMQPGEAKELKALFAIE; encoded by the coding sequence ATGCGCAAGCAAAAACCCGTCGCCGACTCCTTCGTCATCATGACCGAGCTGGTGCTGCCCAACGACACCAACACCCTCAACAACCTAATGGGGGGCCGCATGATGCACCTCATGGACATTGCCGCCGCCATCTCGGCCCAGAAGCATTCCAACCGCATCGTGGTCACGGCGTCGGTCGACAACGTGTCGTTTCGCGACAGCATCCGGCTGGGCAACGTGGTGACGCTGCAGGCTCAGGTCACACGGGCCTTCAGCTCCAGCATGGAAGTGCACATCGACGTGTGGGCCGAGGACATTCCCAGCGGCACCAAAATGAAAACCAACGAGGCCTTCTTCACCTTCGTGGCCGTGGACCAGACCGGCCGCCCCATCGACGTGCCCGAAGCCGTGCCCGAAACCGAGGAGGAAATTCGCCTCTACGACGGCGCCCTGCGCCGCCGCCAGCTGCGCCTGGTGCTGGCCGGCCGCATGCAGCCCGGCGAAGCCAAGGAGCTGAAAGCCCTGTTTGCCATCGAATAA
- a CDS encoding energy transducer TonB, whose product MPSYLTGAPGSAGSAGSAGSAHGPGDILHPHISIIVKASLLCLVGLLGIIPLVGHAQVAEAAPEDLPAPVTPQAAPYVPPQEPAFFYTADFTPTTPDDSAAYCAETIFRDSLSGVTKVYYPSGRLMQYLPYADVRRRILYGTATTWYEDGGMKTKEDYVRGLRHGELLTYYPDGAPRRRDQYVNGKCGVGSCYAPNGTLLPYFAYEQLPLYPGGGEQLVKELSRAIKLNKEETAAMYRLNQRVMWYQGNWRREVKVELAVAPSGRVTDARVVQATDEFLKTAALRAVPQLKRQFLPGRRDGQPTASLLTVPIYYDVMTNRQVPGRDMYPPRRRYY is encoded by the coding sequence TTGCCGTCGTACCTTACGGGTGCACCGGGCAGCGCGGGCAGCGCGGGCAGCGCGGGCAGCGCGCACGGCCCCGGCGACATTTTGCACCCACACATCAGCATCATCGTGAAAGCTTCATTGCTTTGTTTGGTTGGTTTGCTGGGGATAATTCCCCTGGTCGGGCATGCCCAGGTAGCGGAGGCAGCGCCCGAAGACCTGCCCGCGCCGGTAACTCCGCAAGCTGCGCCATATGTGCCGCCGCAGGAGCCCGCCTTCTTTTACACCGCCGACTTTACGCCTACCACTCCGGACGACTCTGCTGCCTACTGCGCCGAAACCATTTTTCGCGACAGTCTGAGCGGGGTCACGAAAGTGTATTATCCCTCAGGTCGCCTCATGCAGTACCTGCCGTATGCGGACGTGCGCCGCCGCATTCTGTATGGCACCGCCACCACCTGGTACGAGGACGGCGGAATGAAAACCAAGGAAGACTATGTGCGCGGCCTGCGCCACGGCGAGCTGCTGACGTACTACCCCGACGGCGCCCCGCGGCGGCGCGACCAGTACGTGAACGGCAAGTGCGGCGTGGGCTCCTGCTACGCGCCCAACGGCACCCTGCTGCCCTATTTTGCCTACGAGCAGTTGCCGCTGTACCCCGGCGGCGGCGAGCAGCTGGTGAAAGAGCTGAGCCGTGCCATTAAGCTCAACAAGGAAGAAACCGCCGCCATGTACCGCCTCAACCAGCGCGTGATGTGGTACCAGGGCAACTGGCGCCGCGAGGTGAAGGTGGAGCTGGCCGTGGCCCCCAGCGGCCGCGTCACCGACGCCCGCGTGGTGCAAGCCACCGACGAGTTTCTGAAAACCGCCGCCCTGCGGGCCGTGCCGCAACTCAAGCGGCAGTTTTTGCCCGGACGGCGCGACGGGCAGCCCACGGCCAGCCTGCTCACCGTGCCCATTTATTACGACGTGATGACGAACCGGCAGGTGCCGGGCCGGGATATGTATCCGCCGCGGCGACGATACTATTAG
- a CDS encoding energy transducer TonB, translating into MLIRFLLVAGLASAVTSARAQTAPEPPTAPPTETKYYDANRHVLPTEVGAVEKRVTTYRDTLSATVRTYYLPSGKAKLFAPYADMRHALRHGTVSEFYESGQLRFQATYVAGKLVGDLLTYYPDGILKRRQHHQPNEADPTVTGECFGPDGKPVPFFPYEQMPVYPEGAGDKAAVARAVQMNTKYPSLALRYQVSGVVKVKFVVDRTGQVTSVEPVPPAENAVPAKLARAYQALQDAASDAVRQLKPFVPGKQDGEPVAVSFTVPVTFRMQ; encoded by the coding sequence ATGCTCATCCGATTCCTGTTGGTTGCGGGCCTTGCCAGCGCCGTTACTTCCGCCCGGGCCCAGACCGCCCCGGAGCCGCCCACCGCTCCGCCCACCGAAACCAAATATTACGACGCCAACCGCCACGTGCTGCCAACCGAAGTGGGGGCCGTGGAAAAGCGCGTAACGACCTACCGCGACACGCTGAGCGCCACCGTGCGCACGTATTACCTGCCTTCGGGCAAGGCCAAGCTGTTTGCTCCCTATGCTGATATGCGCCACGCCCTGCGGCACGGCACCGTGAGCGAGTTTTACGAGAGCGGGCAGCTGCGCTTTCAGGCCACCTACGTGGCCGGCAAGCTGGTGGGGGATTTACTGACGTATTACCCCGATGGCATCCTCAAGCGGCGCCAGCACCACCAACCTAACGAGGCCGACCCGACCGTAACAGGCGAATGCTTTGGGCCCGACGGCAAGCCGGTGCCATTTTTCCCCTACGAGCAAATGCCGGTGTACCCCGAAGGCGCCGGCGACAAAGCCGCCGTGGCCCGGGCCGTGCAAATGAATACCAAATACCCGTCGCTGGCCTTGCGCTACCAGGTCTCGGGGGTGGTGAAAGTGAAGTTTGTGGTGGACCGCACCGGGCAGGTCACGAGCGTGGAGCCCGTGCCCCCGGCCGAAAACGCCGTGCCGGCCAAGCTGGCCCGCGCCTATCAGGCCCTGCAGGATGCAGCCTCCGACGCCGTCCGGCAACTCAAGCCCTTCGTGCCCGGCAAGCAGGACGGCGAACCGGTGGCCGTGTCTTTCACCGTGCCGGTCACTTTCCGCATGCAGTAA
- the gatB gene encoding Asp-tRNA(Asn)/Glu-tRNA(Gln) amidotransferase subunit GatB, translating to MDEATLAKYQPVIGLEVHAQLLTHSKMYSSDENEYGVAPNTNLSVITLGHPGTLPRVNRTAVEFAMKMGLATNCQIRRDNLFARKNYFYPDLPKGYQITQDKTPICYEGHVDIRLGDGSTKSIGITRIHMEEDAGKSMHLAGETETLVDLNRAGVPLIEIVSEPDIRTGEEAYAYLMEIKKLVEYLGICDGNMEEGSLRCDANISVMLKGAEKFGMKVEVKNMNSFRNVQRAIAYEIERQISIIEAGEEVDSETRGFDAASGTTNGQRSKETLNDYRYFPEPDLPPLVISDEWLHRVAAELPALPQQLYSRFTGELGLSDYDASVLIDQKDVALFFDELARLTPNAKAAANWVMGPVKSYLNERALTMADFPLEAAQLAGIIELIDAGKLNYSVASKQLFPHLLEHPTANATGAAESLGLLQKADTGELESLVAQVLAANPAKVAEYRAGKKSLTGMFMGELMKLTGGKADPKLANQFLRTALDG from the coding sequence ATGGACGAAGCCACCCTTGCCAAGTACCAACCCGTCATCGGCCTCGAAGTGCACGCTCAGCTGCTCACGCACAGCAAGATGTACTCATCGGACGAGAATGAGTACGGCGTTGCGCCCAACACCAATTTGTCGGTCATCACCCTCGGCCACCCCGGCACCTTGCCCAGGGTGAACCGCACGGCCGTGGAGTTTGCCATGAAAATGGGCCTGGCCACCAACTGCCAGATTCGGCGCGACAACCTGTTTGCCCGCAAAAACTATTTTTACCCCGACCTGCCCAAGGGCTACCAGATTACGCAGGACAAAACCCCGATTTGCTACGAAGGGCACGTCGACATTCGGCTGGGTGACGGCAGCACCAAGTCCATCGGCATCACCCGCATCCACATGGAGGAAGACGCGGGCAAAAGCATGCACCTGGCCGGCGAAACCGAAACCCTGGTCGACCTGAACCGCGCCGGCGTGCCGCTCATTGAGATTGTGAGCGAGCCCGACATCCGGACCGGCGAAGAAGCCTATGCTTACCTGATGGAAATCAAGAAGCTGGTGGAGTACCTCGGCATCTGCGACGGCAACATGGAAGAAGGCTCGCTGCGCTGCGATGCCAACATTTCGGTGATGCTGAAAGGCGCCGAGAAGTTCGGCATGAAGGTGGAAGTGAAGAACATGAACTCCTTCCGCAACGTGCAGCGCGCCATTGCCTACGAGATTGAGCGCCAGATTTCCATCATCGAAGCCGGAGAGGAAGTGGACAGCGAAACCCGCGGCTTCGACGCGGCCAGCGGCACCACCAACGGCCAGCGCAGCAAGGAAACCCTCAACGACTACCGCTACTTCCCCGAGCCCGACCTGCCGCCCCTGGTGATTTCGGACGAGTGGCTGCACCGCGTGGCCGCCGAGCTGCCAGCCCTGCCGCAGCAGCTCTACTCGCGCTTCACCGGCGAGCTGGGCCTAAGCGACTACGACGCCTCGGTGCTCATCGACCAGAAAGACGTGGCCCTGTTCTTCGACGAGCTGGCCCGCCTCACGCCTAATGCCAAAGCCGCCGCCAACTGGGTGATGGGCCCGGTGAAAAGCTACCTCAACGAGCGCGCCCTCACCATGGCCGACTTCCCCCTCGAGGCCGCCCAGCTCGCCGGCATCATCGAGCTGATTGACGCAGGCAAGCTGAACTACTCGGTGGCCAGCAAGCAGCTGTTTCCGCACCTGCTGGAGCACCCCACCGCCAATGCCACCGGCGCCGCCGAGAGCCTGGGCCTGTTGCAGAAAGCCGACACCGGTGAGCTGGAAAGCCTTGTGGCCCAGGTGCTGGCCGCCAACCCGGCCAAAGTAGCCGAGTACCGCGCCGGCAAAAAGTCGCTCACCGGCATGTTCATGGGCGAGCTCATGAAGCTGACTGGCGGCAAAGCCGACCCGAAGCTCGCCAACCAGTTTCTGCGCACTGCGCTGGATGGGTAG
- a CDS encoding TlpA disulfide reductase family protein, which translates to MLHPMIKSVFIAATVLGLANACQNAEAADGYEVSGQLKNAPAGTVLHLSELTSNQFVEKGQAKTDASGNFTLKGTALTPGIFQLKLDDANQVLLLLDNKTHVQLSGDAKSLPMSYTVKGSKDAELLRQLTQVMQGSRGEMESLGQRYNAAGQAGKTDEMKAVEGQYMALQSRNSAKIKGLIRRNAGSVASGFAVGAFLNPEEEFAFADSVAGVQRKANPNSPFTKELTARLEPLRATAAGTQAPEINLPTPQGGKLALSSLRGKYVLIDFWASWCGPCRQENPNVVKAYNQFKDKGFTIYSVSLDQDKTKWEKAIAADGLTWNHVSDLAGWNSVAGAAYGVKAIPQSFLIDPQGKIIAKNLRGEALAAKLAEVLKVKASVN; encoded by the coding sequence ATGCTGCATCCTATGATAAAATCAGTGTTTATTGCCGCCACCGTGCTGGGCCTGGCCAATGCCTGCCAGAACGCCGAGGCTGCCGACGGCTACGAAGTGTCGGGCCAGCTCAAAAATGCCCCTGCGGGCACGGTGCTGCATTTGTCGGAGCTGACCTCCAACCAGTTTGTGGAGAAAGGCCAAGCTAAAACCGATGCTTCGGGCAACTTCACACTGAAAGGCACGGCCCTCACGCCCGGCATCTTCCAGCTTAAGCTCGACGACGCCAACCAGGTGCTGCTGCTGCTCGACAACAAAACGCACGTGCAGCTGAGCGGCGACGCCAAAAGCCTGCCCATGTCCTACACCGTGAAAGGCAGCAAAGACGCCGAACTGCTGCGCCAGCTAACGCAGGTGATGCAGGGCAGCCGCGGCGAAATGGAAAGCCTGGGCCAGCGCTACAACGCCGCCGGTCAGGCCGGCAAAACCGACGAGATGAAAGCGGTTGAAGGCCAGTACATGGCCCTGCAGTCGCGCAACTCGGCTAAAATCAAGGGCCTCATTCGGCGCAACGCGGGTTCGGTGGCGAGCGGCTTTGCCGTGGGCGCGTTCCTAAACCCAGAAGAGGAGTTTGCCTTTGCCGACTCCGTGGCGGGCGTGCAACGCAAGGCCAACCCCAATTCGCCGTTCACCAAAGAGCTCACCGCCCGCCTGGAGCCCTTGCGCGCCACCGCCGCCGGCACCCAGGCTCCGGAAATCAACCTGCCCACGCCCCAGGGCGGCAAGCTGGCCCTGAGCAGCCTGCGCGGCAAGTATGTGCTGATTGACTTCTGGGCCAGCTGGTGCGGCCCCTGCCGCCAGGAAAACCCCAACGTGGTGAAGGCTTATAACCAGTTCAAGGACAAAGGCTTCACCATTTACTCGGTGTCGCTGGACCAGGACAAAACCAAGTGGGAGAAAGCCATTGCCGCCGACGGCCTCACCTGGAATCACGTGTCGGACCTGGCGGGCTGGAACAGCGTGGCCGGCGCGGCCTACGGCGTAAAAGCCATCCCGCAGTCGTTTCTGATTGACCCTCAGGGCAAAATCATCGCCAAAAACCTGCGCGGCGAAGCCCTAGCCGCTAAGCTGGCCGAGGTGCTGAAAGTGAAAGCCAGCGTGAATTAA
- a CDS encoding energy transducer TonB: MLFCLPINALRFSCLLALATCFFALVCPAVAQQSPVDAVAKTATVPATKTLYFDAQGRQIASAEGADHREDVIYRDSVGGTVRVYYPSGKLRRVVPYVHFAYGIKYGSETSFYETGELKSRCDYKGEGPVGYYQQYYRSGNVRYRTPLGKDLPKDAKGGAFGPDGQALTDAYSKEHLKMPTMRGGGGSAAIVQAVQLAVRYPVEALRSQITGKVFVGFMVDDCGFVRDVRIVKSPSPVFNATVMAAVASLGRLTPGEYDGETADLFFTVPITFTIR, from the coding sequence ATGCTGTTTTGTCTACCAATCAACGCCTTGCGTTTTTCCTGCTTGCTGGCGCTTGCTACATGCTTTTTTGCGCTGGTTTGCCCGGCGGTGGCTCAGCAGAGTCCCGTGGATGCTGTAGCCAAGACGGCGACTGTGCCCGCGACCAAAACGTTGTACTTTGATGCTCAGGGCCGGCAAATTGCCTCGGCTGAAGGCGCGGACCACCGCGAGGACGTCATATACCGCGACAGCGTGGGCGGCACGGTGCGGGTCTATTATCCGTCGGGAAAGTTGCGCCGCGTAGTTCCCTACGTGCATTTCGCCTATGGCATCAAATACGGTTCTGAAACGAGTTTTTACGAAACCGGCGAGCTTAAAAGCCGTTGCGACTACAAGGGAGAAGGGCCCGTGGGCTACTACCAGCAGTACTACCGCAGTGGCAACGTGCGTTACCGCACCCCCTTAGGCAAAGACTTGCCGAAAGATGCTAAAGGAGGCGCCTTTGGTCCCGATGGCCAAGCGCTTACCGATGCCTATAGCAAGGAGCATTTGAAAATGCCGACCATGCGCGGCGGCGGCGGCAGTGCCGCCATTGTGCAGGCCGTGCAACTGGCCGTGCGCTACCCCGTGGAGGCACTGCGCTCGCAAATCACGGGCAAGGTATTCGTCGGTTTTATGGTCGATGACTGCGGGTTTGTCCGCGACGTTCGCATTGTGAAATCGCCCTCGCCCGTGTTCAACGCCACGGTAATGGCAGCCGTGGCGTCGCTCGGGCGCCTGACGCCGGGTGAGTATGACGGCGAGACGGCGGACCTTTTCTTCACCGTGCCCATCACGTTTACCATCCGCTAA